The following coding sequences are from one Vicugna pacos chromosome 11, VicPac4, whole genome shotgun sequence window:
- the INPP5F gene encoding phosphatidylinositide phosphatase SAC2 isoform X3: protein MRLHYRYKEASGYFHTLRAVMRNPEEDGKDTLQCIAEMLQITKQAMGLDVPIIEKKLERKSSKPHEDIIGIRSQNQGSLAQGKKFLMSKFSSLNQKVKQTKSNVNIGNLRKLGNFTKPEMKVNFLKPNLKVNLWKSDSSLETMENLGVMENKAEAESDGEMSSDNDSYHSDEFLTNSKSDEDRQLANSLENVGPGDYVLPSCGIIASAPRLGSRSQSVSSTDISIHVPSEVTVAHGSGLGKGRESPLKKSPSADSIHTLTGFAKPVDIYCHRFVQDAQNKMTQLTETRPAPQQASEEGNQMTNQVSNEETQSESTEQIPSRPSQLDVSFSATGPQFLSVEPMHSLVSQKTPGSEPSILELERGPHVTPSPSESCSSRAVSPFAKIRSSMVQVASITQAGLTQGINYAVAKVQKSPAEPEVVNEVQQNELKNMFTQCQTRIIQI, encoded by the exons ATGCGATTGCACTACAGATACAAAGAAGCAAGTGGCTATTTCCACACACTGAGAGCTGTAATGCGCAATCCGGAAGAGGATGGAAAAG ATACCCTTCAGTGCATTGCAGAGATGCTGCAGATCACCAAGCAAGCCATGGGATTAGATGTACCTATAATAGAGAAAAAACTTGAGAG GAAGAGCAGTAAACCTCATGAAGACATCATTGGCATCAGATCTCAAAACCAAGGCTCTTTGGcccagggaaaaaaatttttaatgagcaAATTTTCATCTCTAAATCAGAAAGTGAAACAGACCAAATCCAATGTAAATATTGGCAATCTACGAAAGCTAGGAAACTTTACAAAGCCTGAAATGAAAGTTAACTTTCTAAAACCAAACTTAAAAGTAAATCTTTGGAAATCAGATAGTAGTCTTGAAACCATGGAAAACCTAGGTGTGATGGAAAACAAAGCAGAGGCAGAGTCAGATGGGGAAATGTCTTCAGATAATGACTCATACCACTCTGATGAGTTCCTTACGAATTCCAAGTCTGATGAAGACAGGCAGCTAGCTAACTCTTTAGAGAATGTAGGGCCAGGAGACTACGTCCTTCCTAGTTGTGGTATTATTGCTTCAGCACCTCGACTAGGCAGCAGATCCCAGTCTGTTAGCAGCACTGATATTAGTATTCATGTTCCTTCAGAGGTTACTGTTGCTCATGGAAGTGGGCTTGGAAAAGGCCGTGAGTCTCCTTTGAAGAAAAGTCCTTCTGCTGACAGCATACACACACTGACTGGCTTTGCCAAGCCTGTGGATATTTACTGCCACAGATTTGTACAAGATGCACAAAACAAAATGACCCAGCTAACAGAAACTAGGCCTGCTCCTCAGCAGGCTAGCGAGGAAGGAAATCAAATGACCAATCAAGTTTCTAATGAAGAAACTCAGTCTGAATCAACGGAACAGATACCTTCTCGACCATCTCAATTAGATGTGTCTTTTTCTGCAACAGGCCCACAGTTCTTATCAGTTGAACCCATGCATTCATTGGTATCTCAAAAGACCCCCGGCTCTGAACCCAGCATACTTGAACTTGAGAGAGGGCCGCATGTAACTCCTTCTCCTTCAGAGAGCTGTAGCAGCAGAGCAGTCTCTCCCTTTGCAAAGATTCGAAGTTCCATGGTCCAGGTTGCTAGTATTACCCAAGCTGGATTAACCCAGGGGATAAACTATGCAGTGGCCAAGGTTCAGAAGAGCCCTGCAGAGCCTGAAGTAGTTAATGAAGTCCAGCAAAATgaacttaaaaatatgtttacaCAATGCCAGACACGAATAATTCAGATTTAG